A single genomic interval of Agromyces cerinus harbors:
- a CDS encoding NUDIX domain-containing protein: protein MPQLTDLLVAAIALVRDRRVLMVTARDRDVYYMPGGKIDGGETAAEAAAREALEEVALVLDPAELVELFEVVVQAHGEPDGRLVRMRVFRAETDAAPFASAEVGSLHWVTTADLDRCPPAGAEVLERLAAAGLID, encoded by the coding sequence ATGCCTCAGCTCACCGACCTCCTCGTCGCCGCCATCGCCCTCGTCCGCGACCGCCGCGTGCTCATGGTCACCGCGCGCGACCGCGACGTGTACTACATGCCCGGCGGCAAGATCGACGGGGGCGAGACGGCTGCCGAGGCCGCGGCCCGCGAAGCCCTCGAGGAGGTCGCCCTCGTGCTCGACCCCGCCGAGCTCGTGGAGCTCTTCGAGGTCGTCGTGCAGGCGCACGGCGAGCCCGACGGGCGCCTCGTGCGCATGCGGGTCTTCCGCGCCGAGACGGATGCCGCGCCCTTCGCCTCCGCCGAGGTCGGCAGCCTGCACTGGGTGACGACTGCCGACCTCGATCGCTGCCCGCCTGCGGGCGCCGAGGTGCTCGAGCGGCTCGCCGCCGCCGGGCTCATCGACTGA